A single window of Nicotiana tomentosiformis chromosome 1, ASM39032v3, whole genome shotgun sequence DNA harbors:
- the LOC104085026 gene encoding classical arabinogalactan protein 26-like, with translation MASTSISTRLFLIWVVIFLACQNTFLSLALNRASLLNIPASTISAAPALLPNPPLSSPPLPALSPDISPLFPSPGGSELAPTDSALPLIPSSPSPPNPDAMIAPGPTFFPFSPSESLPVASAVPLLSSLCTMLVLGLISFWFTQLHGV, from the coding sequence ATGGCTTCCACTTCCATTTCTACTAGGCTATTCTTGATTTGGGTTGTTATTTTCTTGGCCTGCCAAAATACTTTTCTCTCACTGGCCTTGAACAGAGCATCTTTGTTAAATATACCAGCTTCTACTATTTCAGCTGCACCTGCATTGTTACCAAATCCACCTTTATCTTCACCTCCACTACCTGCTCTTTCTCCTGATATAAGTCCTCTTTTTCCTTCACCAGGTGGCTCTGAGCTTGCTCCTACTGATTCTGCACTGCCCTTAATTCCTTCTAGCCCCAGCCCTCCCAATCCAGATGCTATGATTGCTCCTGGACCTACATTTTTTCCGTTTTCGCCTTCTGAGTCTTTGCCAGTTGCTTCTGCAGTTCCTCTGTTGTCATCTCTGTGTACAATGCTGGTACTTGGTCTAATCTCATTCTGGTTTACGCAGCTCCACGGTGTGTGA